A section of the Acidimicrobiales bacterium genome encodes:
- a CDS encoding DEAD/DEAH box helicase, protein MRVSWGRWLSPPGRRPCTASATNQRRPGADIAQPPGLPGAEPILETQLDRTHLEALVSAEAWGYAAPADLELLRADQREWAATLHRLIIETDEALAGASRITGDEREQVLADLSGERARLLAAMQRLTGRNGAPSPPVEGDDDDADNDEPGVLALQASWDAGDVVVWAAARSVPAAGPDEVHRLVDEAGGATVEWSLHRGVPLPTGETAAAVTAPVTGALGWLVGVGAGQLGTEAAPSVHWLADVAVWATELVALGRMAPTLTRADKNTAPARHGTGRFAVRWAPAVVDAARLRELAARMPGAVGALTSAPSSPERLCRAVLAAAVDAICRAGASRLVTAATAAIARTRGDMAETLLARLDGAPFTANARPAGEMADELKRWAAPVLSAGTVGLTVRLDAPEKDGGWLLHVEVSGIERHLVAVEEALASPNRAKAQEANVQLRRLERLLPPLLRPTRTRGTVVLGADEAWDLMTRTGAALVAAGFDVRVPAASRRRTGPRLHMQADAFSTPSKVGAQQLSKVRWSVVFGDARLDAAEIARLAAQARPLVRVKGKWVELERADLDAAARALAEAVGTTELSGAAILRHAVGLEGSSLGGSVLVDGGGWAVDLVKGATDSPPEPLPAPEGFVGELRSYQAEARGWLRFLDGAGLGGCLAMDMGLGKTPTVLAHLLETRGDGPCLVVAPPAVLGNWATEAARFTPELRVRVHHGTDRATAAELAAEAAGADVVLTTYATAVRDVEALAGLDWHRIVVDEAQTIKNPASETAKQLRRVPARSRLALTGTPIENGLGDLWSILDFTNPGLVGPRAVFVEQLSKAQGGSRPGEAALRALNGLLVFRRSKAEPEIAAELPDKIDELDHCGMTPEQIGLYQAVLDRLVPAGAAVPAGEDPAARKGQVLAAITALKQICDHPAAYLHDDKESLEGRSGKLTRLNELLDAIFAAGERVLIFTHFASWGERLATYLTQRTGLPIACYHGGLTRPIRDRLVKEFQGGTGPGALVLSIKAGGSGLNLTAASHVVLYDRWWNPAVEDQARDRAWRIGQKNAVVSHRLICPGTVDERVEEVVAGKRRIADLALPASSSLGDLGADQLRAALGLRPDEVIAESAERPGLGEEETAA, encoded by the coding sequence ATGCGCGTATCATGGGGCCGTTGGCTGTCCCCGCCGGGTCGACGGCCATGCACGGCAAGCGCCACAAACCAACGGCGTCCTGGGGCAGACATTGCCCAGCCGCCGGGGCTCCCCGGTGCCGAACCGATCCTGGAGACTCAACTGGACCGCACCCATCTCGAGGCACTCGTCTCAGCGGAGGCGTGGGGATACGCCGCGCCGGCTGACCTCGAGCTGCTCCGGGCCGACCAGCGGGAATGGGCGGCCACCCTCCACCGGCTGATCATCGAGACCGACGAGGCACTGGCCGGCGCGTCGCGCATCACCGGCGACGAACGCGAGCAGGTGCTGGCCGACCTGTCCGGCGAGCGGGCGCGGCTCCTGGCCGCCATGCAACGACTCACGGGTCGCAACGGCGCCCCGTCGCCGCCGGTGGAGGGCGACGACGACGACGCCGACAACGACGAGCCGGGAGTGCTCGCACTGCAGGCGTCGTGGGACGCCGGCGACGTCGTCGTGTGGGCGGCGGCCCGGTCCGTCCCGGCGGCCGGGCCCGACGAGGTGCACCGGCTGGTCGACGAGGCCGGTGGCGCCACGGTCGAGTGGAGCCTGCATCGAGGCGTGCCGCTGCCCACCGGCGAGACGGCCGCCGCCGTCACGGCACCGGTGACCGGGGCCCTCGGATGGCTCGTCGGCGTCGGTGCCGGGCAGCTCGGCACCGAAGCCGCCCCGAGCGTCCACTGGCTGGCCGACGTGGCGGTGTGGGCCACCGAGCTGGTCGCCCTCGGTCGCATGGCACCCACGCTGACCCGTGCGGACAAGAACACGGCCCCGGCCCGCCACGGCACCGGGCGCTTCGCCGTGCGGTGGGCGCCGGCCGTCGTCGACGCCGCGCGCCTCCGGGAGCTGGCGGCCCGCATGCCGGGGGCGGTCGGTGCGCTCACATCGGCGCCGTCGAGCCCCGAGCGGCTCTGCCGGGCCGTCCTGGCCGCCGCCGTCGACGCCATCTGTCGCGCCGGCGCGTCGCGACTGGTCACCGCAGCCACGGCCGCCATCGCCCGTACCCGGGGCGACATGGCGGAGACGCTGCTGGCCCGGCTCGACGGCGCGCCGTTCACCGCCAACGCCCGCCCGGCCGGGGAGATGGCCGACGAGCTGAAGCGCTGGGCGGCGCCGGTCCTGTCGGCCGGCACCGTGGGCCTCACCGTCCGCCTCGACGCCCCCGAGAAGGACGGCGGCTGGCTTCTGCACGTCGAGGTCTCCGGCATCGAGCGCCACCTGGTGGCGGTCGAGGAGGCGCTGGCGTCGCCCAACCGGGCCAAGGCCCAGGAGGCCAACGTCCAGCTGCGCCGGCTCGAGCGCCTCCTGCCACCGCTGCTTCGGCCCACCCGTACCCGCGGGACGGTCGTGCTCGGCGCCGACGAGGCATGGGACCTCATGACCCGCACCGGCGCCGCGCTGGTGGCGGCCGGGTTCGACGTCCGCGTGCCCGCCGCCTCCCGCCGCCGCACCGGGCCCCGCCTCCACATGCAGGCCGACGCCTTCAGCACACCGTCCAAAGTCGGTGCCCAGCAGCTGTCGAAGGTGCGCTGGTCGGTGGTGTTCGGCGACGCCCGGCTCGACGCCGCAGAGATCGCCCGCCTGGCCGCCCAGGCCCGACCGCTGGTGCGGGTGAAGGGCAAGTGGGTCGAGCTCGAGCGGGCGGACCTCGACGCCGCCGCCCGCGCCCTGGCCGAGGCGGTCGGCACAACCGAGCTGTCGGGTGCCGCCATCCTCCGCCACGCCGTCGGGCTGGAGGGCTCGTCCCTCGGCGGGTCCGTCCTCGTCGACGGCGGCGGTTGGGCCGTCGACCTGGTGAAGGGCGCCACCGACTCCCCGCCGGAGCCGCTGCCGGCGCCCGAGGGATTCGTCGGGGAGCTGCGGTCGTACCAGGCCGAGGCCCGCGGCTGGCTGCGGTTCCTCGACGGCGCCGGCCTCGGCGGCTGCCTCGCCATGGACATGGGGCTCGGCAAGACGCCCACCGTCCTCGCCCACCTGCTGGAGACCCGGGGCGACGGGCCGTGCCTGGTCGTGGCTCCTCCGGCCGTGCTCGGCAACTGGGCGACCGAGGCGGCCCGCTTCACACCAGAGCTGCGCGTGCGCGTCCACCACGGCACCGACCGGGCGACGGCCGCCGAGCTGGCGGCCGAGGCCGCCGGAGCCGACGTCGTCCTCACCACCTACGCCACGGCCGTGCGCGACGTGGAGGCGCTGGCCGGCCTCGACTGGCACCGGATCGTCGTCGACGAGGCGCAGACGATCAAGAACCCGGCCAGCGAGACGGCCAAGCAGCTGCGCCGCGTGCCGGCCCGCTCCCGGCTGGCGCTCACCGGTACGCCGATCGAGAACGGGCTGGGGGACCTGTGGTCGATCCTCGACTTCACCAACCCCGGGCTGGTCGGGCCACGGGCGGTGTTCGTCGAGCAGCTCTCGAAGGCCCAGGGGGGGTCGAGGCCCGGCGAAGCCGCCCTCCGCGCCCTCAACGGCCTCCTCGTGTTCCGGCGCAGCAAGGCCGAGCCCGAGATCGCCGCCGAGCTGCCCGACAAGATCGACGAGCTCGATCACTGCGGCATGACACCCGAACAGATCGGCCTGTACCAGGCCGTGCTCGATCGGCTGGTGCCCGCCGGCGCCGCCGTCCCGGCGGGCGAGGATCCCGCCGCCAGGAAGGGGCAGGTTTTGGCGGCCATCACCGCCCTGAAGCAGATCTGCGACCACCCCGCCGCCTACCTGCACGACGACAAGGAGTCGCTCGAGGGCCGGTCCGGCAAGCTCACCCGGCTCAACGAGCTGCTCGACGCCATCTTCGCGGCCGGCGAGCGGGTGCTGATCTTCACCCACTTCGCATCATGGGGGGAGCGACTGGCCACCTACCTCACCCAGCGCACGGGCCTGCCCATCGCGTGCTACCACGGCGGTCTCACCCGGCCCATACGCGATCGCCTCGTGAAGGAGTTCCAGGGCGGCACGGGTCCCGGCGCCCTGGTGCTGTCGATCAAGGCGGGGGGCTCGGGACTCAACCTTACGGCCGCCAGCCACGTGGTCCTCTACGACCGCTGGTGGAACCCGGCGGTGGAGGACCAAGCTCGCGACCGGGCGTGGCGCATCGGGCAGAAGAACGCCGTCGTCAGCCACCGCCTCATCTGCCCGGGCACCGTCGACGAGCGGGTCGAGGAGGTCGTCGCCGGCAAGCGCCGGATCGCCGACCTCGCCCTCCCGGCCAGCAGCTCGCTGGGCGACCTCGGCGCCGACCAGCTGCGGGCGGCCCTGGGCCTGCGTCCCGACGAGGTGATCGCAGAGTCGGCCGAACGACCCGGCTTGGGTGAAGAGGAGACGGCCGCATGA
- a CDS encoding plastocyanin/azurin family copper-binding protein, which yields MGNGAVLAAAVVFTGLLTGCGSGADDGSATPPGPPAKGTVVLRDIAFKPDKITIEAGDTVTWRFADQGISHDVVADDESFKSDVQDSGTFRHTFETPGTYAYKCSLHPVQMTGTVVVR from the coding sequence GTGGGGAACGGTGCGGTCCTGGCCGCTGCGGTGGTGTTCACAGGGCTCTTGACGGGATGCGGGTCGGGCGCTGACGACGGTTCGGCGACGCCCCCCGGACCGCCGGCGAAGGGGACGGTGGTGCTGCGCGACATCGCCTTCAAGCCGGACAAGATCACCATCGAGGCCGGTGACACGGTGACGTGGCGGTTCGCGGATCAGGGGATCTCGCACGACGTGGTTGCCGACGACGAGTCGTTCAAGAGCGACGTGCAGGACTCTGGCACCTTCCGGCACACCTTCGAGACGCCGGGAACCTACGCCTACAAGTGCTCGCTGCACCCCGTGCAGATGACGGGCACCGTCGTGGTCCGCTGA
- a CDS encoding Hsp20/alpha crystallin family protein: MAKDIDDRLQDLQDRREGRSGETGGEVMRVPVNIYEAEEALVVVAPLPGVKPDDITVAVEGSELRIAAAMRSPASKDYLVHEWHYGPFERTVALPDGFGGGGSATYGNGQLAIRLTRGAGGGPVPVKPA; encoded by the coding sequence ATGGCCAAGGACATCGACGACCGTCTCCAGGACCTCCAGGACCGCCGGGAGGGTCGCTCCGGCGAGACCGGGGGCGAGGTCATGCGGGTGCCGGTGAACATCTACGAAGCCGAGGAGGCCCTGGTCGTGGTGGCGCCCCTCCCGGGCGTGAAGCCGGACGACATCACGGTGGCCGTGGAGGGCTCCGAGCTGCGCATCGCCGCCGCCATGCGCTCGCCGGCGTCGAAGGACTACCTCGTCCACGAGTGGCACTACGGCCCGTTCGAGCGCACCGTCGCGCTGCCCGACGGGTTCGGCGGCGGCGGCAGCGCCACCTACGGCAACGGCCAGCTGGCCATCCGTCTGACGCGCGGGGCCGGCGGTGGGCCGGTCCCCGTGAAGCCGGCGTGA